A stretch of the Capsicum annuum cultivar UCD-10X-F1 chromosome 8, UCD10Xv1.1, whole genome shotgun sequence genome encodes the following:
- the LOC107839801 gene encoding NADH dehydrogenase [ubiquinone] 1 beta subcomplex subunit 3-B, producing MGKPLGNTGEFFRRRDEWRKHPMLTNQFRHAFPGLGIAVVAFSIYCVGEFAYNKMSTPSHSTSASHSH from the coding sequence ATGGGGAAGCCATTGGGAAATACGGGAGAGTTTTTCAGGAGAAGGGACGAATGGAGGAAGCATCCTATGTTGACTAATCAGTTCCGCCACGCTTTCCCTGGACTTGGCATCGCCGTTGTAGCTTTCAGCATTTACTGTGTCGgcgaatttgcttacaacaagaTGTCTACTCCTTCTCACTCCACTTCTGCTTCTCACTCGCACTGA
- the LOC107839802 gene encoding uncharacterized protein LOC107839802: MMPPLIQDMGKEIVRRESPDDPERLCNLLNQWGLSNYLTENNESDADGGELPSAHLPEDGLVPAVGPNVAKRPYYQGFPEIAILPYLGHSLKRRFVGLLSTFPISGGIKRFFP; the protein is encoded by the exons ATGATGCCTCCACTTATTCAGGACATGGGGAAAGAAATTGTTCGTCGAGAATCACCGGATGATCCCGAGAGATTGTGTAACTTGTTGAACCAATGGGGTCTGTCAAATTACTTGACCGAAAACAAT GAGAGTGATGCAGATGGAGGAGAACTCCCAAGTGCACATCTGCCGGAAGATGGTCTTGTTCCAGCAGTTGGTCCTAATGTTGCAAAAAGACCATATTATCAAGGTTTTCCAGAAATAGCCATTCTGCCATACCTCGGTCATTCGTTGAAAAGGCGCTTTGTAGGACTTCTTTCGACGTTCCCAATATCTGGTGGCATCAAAAGATTCTTCCCATGA